A region of the Anaerobiospirillum thomasii genome:
GCATATATTTAGTGACTATGTTTTGTAAATGACTATCATCGCTAAAAGGATCAAATGGTGGCATATGTTTTATAAAAACTACATCTGATTTATATGCTTTTGGCCTCGCATTTTTTATATAATCTATCACCGCCCATCCAATATAATCTGGGATTGGTAAGGATAGAGGCTTTTTTGTTTTATGTTGTATAATTGAGAGCTTTTTTTCTTCCCAATTAAAATTATTAAAGCGCAGTCTTTTTATATCACCAACTCTTAACCCCAGAGTACAGGCAATTAAGATCATTGCATAATCTCTCTTACCTATAGGATTATTTCTATCTATGGCGGATAGCATCTTTTTAAGATCGTCTAAATCCCAGGAAGATGGAATATTTGCAGTCTTTGAAATATTTGGCACGTGTATCTTGTCAATGAAGTTTTCAACAATCATTCCAGATGAATGAAGAAAGCGTAAAAAGTGCCTTATACCACAGACTTGTTGCTCAACTGTTTTAAATTGAAAACCCGCAAATGTTTTAATGAAGTCGTGGCATGTTTTTGTCGTAATATCTTGTATACCGGCAACTTTCCGTTGGGTAATGAAATCTAAAAAAACTTGCGATGTTTTTTTATAATGATTTATAGTCGATACAGACAGATCTGTATTTGATAAGAAAGAAGAGTATTTAGAAAATATATCTGACATGCTGTCATTTAATTTAATTGGATTTTTTGAGGCATAATATCTTCTAGTAAGAACCCTATGAAGTCTGTAATCCTCTAACATATGGACAACACGTAGAAGTTGAACTCTTTGCTGAGAAAGTACTTTATTTTCATATTTCTGAATAAAACTGTATTTGACCTCAAGATATTTTAGCCCTCTCTCCATATTGTATTCGGTGCTACCATATTCTTGTTTTAGAAAGTCATTTATTTTTCTCCACTCTTTTTTATAGAATTCAATAGTTCCTGATGAATAGTGATTTTCTGTAAGAAGTTGGTTTAAGCCTTCTGTAATCATTTCTAGTTTCATAGTGATAACTCCTATGTAGTGAAATGATTTCAGATTAGCAAATGGTCAATAATATAAAATTATGTAGAGTTGAAAAAATTAAAATTTATATAATTCAATTTGATAAATATGCTAACTTGGCATAATATCTATATCTACATAAGGGGCTTTATGCCGAGCTCGGCATAAGTTGCCCTGAGGGGTGCCCTTTGTGGTCTTATGACCAACTTTGCCGTTTTCACTGATTGGGGCTCTCATGAACCTATGTATCAGCGATATGACTCTTCCGTCCTTGATATTATTGCTTAAGACTTGGAGAAGCTTGCTGTGGTTCACAGTATCAAAGAATTTGCTTAGATCCAAATCGATTACCCATTCTAGACCTTGGTTTACATACTCGCTTGCTTTCGCAATCGCGTCTTTGCAACCTCTGCCCGGGCGGAATCCGAAGCTATTGTCTGAGAATACCTTTTCATACTCCTCGCTTAGTACTTGCGCTATAGCCTGCTGTACAAAGCGATCTCGTACTGTTGGTATTCCCAAGGGTCGCTTCTCTCCATTATCTTTTGGAATGTAGACTCTCAGAATTGGTTGTGGTCTGTATTTGCCGTTCCTAATCACCTCAGTGATTTCACCTGGGTGTGATTGTAAATACTCACAGAGTTCATCTGTGCGCATTCTATCGACACCCGCACTGCCTTTGTTTCTCAGCACACTGTGCAGAGCTCTTTTAAGGTTAGTGTAGTCGAGCACTCTCTCTAAGGTTATAGGTTCAATTTGCGATATATTACTCATAGGTCTATATTATCCGGCAGAACTCTTCCTACCCTCCGCAACTTGATTTACGTCCAAGCCTTGGCCAGTAGCTACAGTCAATTGCCTGCATTTGCAGAAGACTGCTTTTTCAGAGCCATTTTTTTTTTAACCGGCTAATTCCTCCGATTTTCATATCTGTTAGGTTCTGTCCTTCCCTTGTGCTCTCAAGGTACTATGACGTCTGCTGACTTCCGTATATTCGTTGTTACTACGGTTTCCCGCTATACGGATCTCCCCCGGTAAGTACGGTTTCTTTCTCTCCATATAACGCTCAGTCTTTACATATACCGCTACGACTAGATTTCGGACTTCGTCATATTTAGCAGACTTATCCGCGGTACATGCCTATAAACTGTTTCTGTTCGTAGGTCCGGAGATTTGCCTTCAGCTTCCTTCAGCCATAGTGTTACCACTATAACCTTGCTTTTAGCTATACACTTCCCTCTAGTGGGGCGTGTTGGGGACTTTCACCCGTTAGAAACGCGCACATGCAGGGCGCACTAAAAAAGGCGTGGCTTATGCAAACCACGCCTGCTGTGCGTTGACAAAGCTTTCGCCTGTGTCGTTAGGTTGGATTAGTTAAGAGCTATGCTCAGTATTTTGTCCTGAGTGGGTTCTTTCAATTTCTACATAGGCCTCATTAAGTACGGTTTTTGAGATCTTAAAGAACTCAAGATCCTCTTTAATCTCAGCAATAAGGCGCAGGGCATAATCTGAAATGCCAACGGCATTGGATGAGGCATCGTGGGCCTCCTGCGCCTCTTGTGTAATACCCTGCATGTTGGATGAAATCTCAGATGTGGCAGTAGTCTGCTCCTCAGCTGCTGTGGCAATCTGCGAGATCTGTGAGTTTACATCATTTACACTAGACATAATGGTGTTAAGAGTTGACTCAAGCTCGCCTGCTCTTTCTGCTACACTCTCCATCTGTACTACAGACTCATTCATAGAATCAGTTGCAGTCTTGGAGTCCTCCTGAATAGAGCGCACCATGGCGGTAATTTCCTGAGTTGATTTTGAAGTGCGCGAGGCCAGAGCACGCACTTCATCGGCAACCACAGCAAAGCCTCGGCCGGCTTCACCGGCACGGGCAGCCTCAATGGCGGCGTTTAAGGCCAGGAGGTTGGTCTGAGCTGCAATCTCATCAATAGTGCCAACGATAGAGCCAATCTTCTGGCTCTGCTCAGCAAGACGCATTACCTTTTCAGCATCCTCTCTTGTCAGCACGCTCTGCTCTTTAATGGAGGCTACAGTGGCACGTACCTTATCTACACCATTGTTGGTCTCGCTGCGGGCAATCTCTGAGGTGTCTGAGGCAATATTGCAGTTTTTGGCAATATCAGCTGTGGTGGATACCATCTCATCGGCTGCAGTTGCAACGGTTAAAGACTTACTTTCAACCTGTTTTGAAACTTCATTGATTGACCACGAGGCCTTGTTAAGATCACCTGATGATTTATCTAAAATTTCAGATGTGGCAATAACCTTGGCAATAGTGCATGAGAGGGTATAGGCAATTTCGCTGTATGATCTGTATATATCGCCAATCTCGTCGTGAGGTATCTTATCCTCATCAAGATTGATGGTAAAGCGGCCATGCTCAATTTCCTTGGCAAGATCTTTAATATTGTGGGTGTGCTTGACAACATATCCTGAGATGGCAAGACCGATGACAAGGGCTAAAAGACAGCTTGCAATTGAAACACCTATTACAACATACATAGGCTCTCTTAGGTCAAGATTTTTTACCTGCACCTGTACTTCGTTTGAATAGTTGACAATAAGCTGAGAAAAGAGAATGTTGGACTTTGAAGAAGGGGCTAAAACTTCGCTTAAAAAGACCTTGTCGGCCTCTTCATAGCGACCTTCATCTAAAAGTTTTATAAAAGTTCCATTGATTTTATTGGCCAGATCGCGCATGGTAAGGCGGGTCTGTTTGGCAAGATCGGTAAAGTTTGAAGGTGCTGGGCCACTGTCGGCTTTATCTAGAGCATCAACCATATCGGCCACTGCTTTTTTACCTGCTGCTACAAGCTGAGGGCTTGGATTGACCTGCAGCTGATGCAGCCAGGCGTGAACGGCATTATATTTGGCATTTAAATTAATGGTACGTGACATATCCTGAGTTA
Encoded here:
- a CDS encoding reverse transcriptase domain-containing protein, which translates into the protein MSNISQIEPITLERVLDYTNLKRALHSVLRNKGSAGVDRMRTDELCEYLQSHPGEITEVIRNGKYRPQPILRVYIPKDNGEKRPLGIPTVRDRFVQQAIAQVLSEEYEKVFSDNSFGFRPGRGCKDAIAKASEYVNQGLEWVIDLDLSKFFDTVNHSKLLQVLSNNIKDGRVISLIHRFMRAPISENGKVGHKTTKGTPQGNLCRARHKAPYVDIDIMPS
- a CDS encoding site-specific integrase, which produces MKLEMITEGLNQLLTENHYSSGTIEFYKKEWRKINDFLKQEYGSTEYNMERGLKYLEVKYSFIQKYENKVLSQQRVQLLRVVHMLEDYRLHRVLTRRYYASKNPIKLNDSMSDIFSKYSSFLSNTDLSVSTINHYKKTSQVFLDFITQRKVAGIQDITTKTCHDFIKTFAGFQFKTVEQQVCGIRHFLRFLHSSGMIVENFIDKIHVPNISKTANIPSSWDLDDLKKMLSAIDRNNPIGKRDYAMILIACTLGLRVGDIKRLRFNNFNWEEKKLSIIQHKTKKPLSLPIPDYIGWAVIDYIKNARPKAYKSDVVFIKHMPPFDPFSDDSHLQNIVTKYMRKAKIDSRSKKRSGFHSLRHSVGSLLLEIETPLPVITQILGHTDPDVTAIYLKTDIKKLAECTLEPEDFRNE
- a CDS encoding methyl-accepting chemotaxis protein gives rise to the protein MSFINKMSIRSKLLGGFIFIIILSIIVAVVSVTSIKTALNVQQELHETVTQDMSRTINLNAKYNAVHAWLHQLQVNPSPQLVAAGKKAVADMVDALDKADSGPAPSNFTDLAKQTRLTMRDLANKINGTFIKLLDEGRYEEADKVFLSEVLAPSSKSNILFSQLIVNYSNEVQVQVKNLDLREPMYVVIGVSIASCLLALVIGLAISGYVVKHTHNIKDLAKEIEHGRFTINLDEDKIPHDEIGDIYRSYSEIAYTLSCTIAKVIATSEILDKSSGDLNKASWSINEVSKQVESKSLTVATAADEMVSTTADIAKNCNIASDTSEIARSETNNGVDKVRATVASIKEQSVLTREDAEKVMRLAEQSQKIGSIVGTIDEIAAQTNLLALNAAIEAARAGEAGRGFAVVADEVRALASRTSKSTQEITAMVRSIQEDSKTATDSMNESVVQMESVAERAGELESTLNTIMSSVNDVNSQISQIATAAEEQTTATSEISSNMQGITQEAQEAHDASSNAVGISDYALRLIAEIKEDLEFFKISKTVLNEAYVEIERTHSGQNTEHSS